A DNA window from Paraburkholderia sp. IMGN_8 contains the following coding sequences:
- a CDS encoding aldehyde dehydrogenase family protein, whose product MRQIDKIYIDGAFVTPHGEEWFELFNPATEAVIGQVRLADEEDARRAIAAARRAFPQFSRTRTAERIALLERMHDAVQAREDDLFEAIVEEYGAPVSRARWMAKYAADVLAEVVKVLRTYDFTRRAGSADVVMQPLGVAGLITPWNSNAGFICGKLAAALAAGCTAVVKPSEMSAIQTQIVTEALHDAGLPAGVFNIITGRGETVGAEISAHPDVAKISFTGSTAVGKTILRTGAETLKRVTLELGGKSPMLVLDDADFAEAVPLALQAGYMNSGQACIAGTRILVPQSRLAEFEERVRDEAARVQAGDPRDPATQIGPMVSRKQWERVQRYIRIGVDEGARLLAGGEGRPEGLKSGWFVRPTVFSGVSNDMTIAREEIFGPVLSIIAYRDTEEAIAIANDTSYGLQAYVVSSDAARARAVAARIDAGRVLVNTLAHEPAAPFGGFKQSGIGREYGTFGLEAFMEPKSILGVNRESSASA is encoded by the coding sequence ATGCGACAAATCGACAAGATTTATATCGACGGCGCGTTCGTCACGCCGCACGGCGAGGAATGGTTCGAACTGTTCAACCCGGCAACCGAAGCGGTAATCGGCCAGGTCCGGCTGGCTGACGAAGAAGACGCGCGCCGCGCGATCGCAGCCGCCAGGCGCGCCTTCCCGCAGTTTTCCCGCACCCGCACAGCAGAGCGGATCGCGCTGCTCGAACGCATGCACGACGCGGTGCAAGCCAGAGAAGACGACCTGTTCGAAGCGATCGTCGAAGAATACGGCGCACCGGTTTCGCGCGCGCGCTGGATGGCGAAATATGCGGCCGACGTGCTGGCGGAAGTCGTCAAGGTGCTGCGAACTTATGACTTCACGCGCCGCGCCGGCAGCGCCGATGTCGTCATGCAACCGCTCGGCGTAGCCGGCCTGATTACGCCGTGGAACAGCAATGCCGGCTTCATCTGCGGCAAACTGGCGGCGGCGCTCGCGGCTGGTTGCACGGCCGTCGTCAAGCCGAGCGAGATGAGCGCAATCCAGACGCAGATCGTCACCGAGGCACTGCACGATGCCGGCTTGCCCGCGGGCGTCTTCAATATCATCACGGGCAGGGGCGAAACCGTCGGCGCGGAAATCAGCGCGCATCCGGACGTCGCGAAGATTTCCTTCACAGGGTCCACGGCTGTCGGCAAGACCATTCTGCGCACCGGCGCCGAGACGTTGAAGCGCGTCACGCTGGAGTTAGGCGGCAAATCGCCGATGCTGGTACTGGACGACGCGGATTTCGCCGAAGCGGTGCCATTGGCGCTCCAGGCGGGTTACATGAATAGCGGTCAGGCGTGTATCGCCGGCACGCGAATTCTGGTGCCGCAAAGCCGCCTCGCGGAGTTCGAGGAACGGGTGCGCGACGAGGCCGCACGCGTGCAAGCCGGCGATCCGCGCGACCCGGCCACGCAGATCGGTCCGATGGTCAGCCGCAAGCAATGGGAGCGTGTGCAGCGCTATATCCGTATCGGCGTCGACGAAGGCGCGCGCTTACTTGCTGGCGGCGAAGGCCGACCGGAAGGCCTCAAGAGCGGCTGGTTCGTGCGGCCGACGGTGTTCAGCGGCGTTAGCAACGACATGACGATCGCCCGCGAGGAAATCTTCGGCCCCGTGCTGTCGATCATCGCGTATCGCGACACCGAAGAAGCGATTGCGATTGCCAACGACACGAGCTACGGCTTGCAAGCCTACGTGGTCTCCAGCGACGCGGCGCGGGCTCGCGCAGTCGCCGCGCGTATCGATGCAGGACGCGTGCTGGTCAATACGCTGGCGCACGAACCCGCCGCGCCGTTCGGCGGGTTCAAACAATCGGGCATTGGGCGAGAATACGGGACATTCGGGCTGGAAGCGTTCATGGAACCGAAGTCGATTCTCGGCGTGAACCGAGAATCCTCAGCATCGGCCTAA
- a CDS encoding sugar ABC transporter permease: MTPDVTSQRADNAAPQGAFGGPQRIQQLFARYKILALLIAVAAIWMFFSFLTHGAFVTPRNLSNLLRQMSITGMLACGMVFVIIAGEIDLSVGSLLGLLGGVAAILDVNRHWPIGVTLPVVMLLGVLMGMFNGWWSTYRRVPSFIVGLGGMLAYRGILLGVTGGSTIAPVSDNFVFVGQGYLPRLAGDTLAVVLFLLLTFLTVRQRRNRERYQLTVVPVWQDVAKVVGAGVILAAFVATLDRYGGIPVPVLLLLALLGVFTWIATQTVFGRRIYAVGSNLEATRLSGVNTNRVKLAIFALMGLMCAFGGIVNTARLAAGSPSAGSMGELDAIAACFIGGTSMRGGSGTVYGALIGALVMASLDNGMSMLDVDAYWQMIVKGSILVLAVWIDVVSGSNRR; this comes from the coding sequence ATGACTCCCGACGTCACTTCCCAACGCGCCGACAATGCCGCGCCGCAAGGCGCATTCGGCGGCCCGCAGCGCATTCAGCAACTGTTCGCGCGCTACAAGATTCTTGCGTTGCTGATCGCGGTGGCCGCGATCTGGATGTTCTTTTCGTTTCTCACACACGGTGCGTTCGTCACGCCACGCAATCTGTCGAATCTGCTGCGGCAAATGTCGATTACCGGCATGCTCGCGTGCGGCATGGTGTTCGTGATCATCGCCGGCGAGATCGATTTGTCGGTGGGCTCGTTGCTGGGTCTGCTCGGCGGCGTCGCGGCGATTCTCGACGTCAACCGCCATTGGCCGATCGGCGTAACACTGCCGGTTGTGATGCTGCTCGGCGTACTCATGGGCATGTTCAACGGATGGTGGTCGACCTACCGGCGCGTGCCGTCGTTCATCGTCGGCCTGGGCGGCATGCTGGCGTATCGCGGCATTCTGCTCGGCGTGACTGGCGGTTCGACCATCGCACCGGTCTCCGACAATTTCGTCTTCGTCGGTCAAGGGTATTTACCGCGACTTGCGGGCGATACGCTCGCCGTCGTGCTGTTTCTGCTGCTGACCTTTCTCACCGTGCGGCAACGGCGCAACCGCGAGCGCTATCAGTTGACGGTCGTGCCTGTCTGGCAGGACGTCGCGAAGGTTGTCGGCGCGGGCGTGATTCTGGCCGCGTTCGTCGCCACGCTGGATCGCTATGGCGGCATACCGGTGCCGGTTTTGCTGCTGCTCGCACTGCTCGGCGTCTTCACTTGGATCGCGACGCAGACCGTATTCGGCCGCCGCATCTATGCCGTGGGTTCGAATCTCGAAGCGACGCGGCTATCCGGTGTGAACACCAACCGTGTGAAGCTGGCGATCTTCGCGCTGATGGGGTTGATGTGCGCGTTCGGCGGTATCGTCAACACGGCGCGGCTCGCAGCCGGCTCGCCGTCGGCGGGTTCGATGGGCGAGCTGGATGCGATCGCGGCATGCTTTATCGGCGGGACGTCGATGCGCGGCGGCTCCGGCACGGTCTACGGGGCATTGATCGGCGCGCTGGTGATGGCGAGCCTCGACAACGGCATGTCGATGCTCGACGTCGATGCGTACTGGCAGATGATCGTGAAGGGCAGCATTCTCGTGCTCGCGGTGTGGATCGACGTAGTGTCGGGTTCGAACCGGCGCTGA
- the xylG gene encoding D-xylose ABC transporter ATP-binding protein, whose product MTQPLLTMRGIVKAFSGVKALDGIDLTVARGECIGLCGENGAGKSTLMKVLSGVYPYGTWDGEIIWEGEPLKAASVRDTERAGIIIIHQELMLVPELSVAENIFLGNEITLPGGRMNYAAMYQRADELLRELDIGGINVAQPVMNYGGGHQQLIEIAKALNKRAKLLILDEPSSSLTASETRILLDIVRDLKRRGVACVYISHKLDEVEAVCDTISVIRDGRHVATEPMRALTTERIIAMMVGREIKNLFPREPHPIGDVIFEARHVTCFDVTNPRRKRVNDVSFALRRGEILGVAGLVGAGRTELMQAIFGAYPGVSEATVVMEGKPLKIRAPIDAIRAGIGMVPEDRKRHGIVPNLSVGHNITLAVLQRFATGGRIDSAAELDTIHTEMKRLSVRAAHPMLSIASLSGGNQQKAVLTRMLLTDPKVLILDEPTRGVDVGAKYEIYKLIFQLAQRGVSIVMVSSELPEVLGISDRVLVIGEGELRGDFINDGLTQEDILSAAIRPVQRSLNPTALTAASAA is encoded by the coding sequence ATGACGCAACCCTTACTGACGATGCGCGGCATTGTCAAAGCGTTCTCCGGCGTGAAGGCGCTCGACGGCATCGACCTGACGGTCGCGCGGGGCGAGTGCATCGGCTTGTGCGGCGAAAACGGCGCGGGAAAATCGACGCTGATGAAAGTGTTGTCCGGCGTTTACCCGTACGGTACCTGGGATGGCGAAATCATCTGGGAAGGCGAGCCGCTAAAGGCCGCAAGCGTACGCGACACCGAGCGGGCCGGCATCATCATCATTCACCAGGAATTGATGCTGGTGCCGGAATTGTCGGTAGCGGAGAACATCTTCCTCGGCAATGAAATCACGCTGCCAGGCGGCCGGATGAATTACGCCGCGATGTATCAGCGCGCCGACGAGTTGCTGCGTGAACTCGATATCGGCGGCATCAACGTCGCGCAGCCGGTGATGAATTACGGCGGCGGGCACCAGCAACTGATCGAGATCGCAAAGGCGCTGAACAAGCGCGCGAAGCTGCTGATTCTCGATGAACCGTCGTCGTCGCTGACGGCCTCGGAAACGCGCATCCTGCTCGACATCGTGCGCGATCTGAAGCGGCGCGGCGTAGCCTGCGTATACATCTCGCACAAGCTCGACGAAGTCGAAGCCGTGTGCGACACCATCAGCGTGATTCGCGACGGCCGGCACGTCGCAACCGAGCCGATGCGTGCGCTGACTACCGAGCGCATCATCGCGATGATGGTCGGCCGGGAAATCAAGAACCTGTTTCCACGCGAACCGCATCCGATCGGCGACGTGATCTTCGAAGCGCGCCACGTCACCTGTTTCGATGTCACCAATCCGCGTCGCAAGCGTGTGAACGACGTGTCGTTTGCGCTGCGGCGCGGTGAAATTCTCGGCGTCGCCGGTTTGGTGGGCGCGGGGCGCACGGAGTTGATGCAGGCGATCTTCGGCGCGTATCCGGGGGTGAGCGAAGCGACGGTTGTAATGGAAGGCAAGCCGTTGAAAATTCGCGCGCCGATAGATGCGATTCGTGCGGGCATCGGCATGGTGCCTGAGGACCGCAAGCGGCATGGCATCGTGCCGAATCTGAGCGTCGGTCACAACATCACGCTCGCAGTGTTGCAGCGCTTTGCGACGGGTGGCCGTATCGATTCCGCCGCCGAGCTCGATACGATTCACACGGAGATGAAGCGGCTGTCGGTGCGTGCCGCGCATCCGATGCTGTCGATTGCAAGCCTGTCAGGAGGCAATCAGCAAAAGGCCGTGCTGACGCGCATGCTGCTGACCGACCCCAAAGTGCTGATCCTCGACGAACCGACCCGCGGCGTCGACGTGGGCGCGAAATACGAAATCTACAAACTGATTTTTCAGCTTGCACAGCGCGGCGTGTCGATCGTGATGGTGTCGTCCGAATTGCCGGAAGTGCTCGGTATCAGCGATCGCGTGCTGGTAATCGGCGAAGGCGAATTGCGCGGCGATTTCATCAACGACGGCCTCACGCAGGAGGACATTCTCAGCGCCGCGATCCGTCCCGTGCAACGATCCCTAAACCCAACCGCACTAACCGCAGCGAGTGCCGCATGA
- the xylF gene encoding D-xylose ABC transporter substrate-binding protein, with protein sequence MKIATRRTVLSSLVCGAILASLSLVAPLAHASKDHPEIGFCIDDLRVERWSRDRDYFVAAAEKLGAKVSVQSADASEERQISQIENLISRGVDVIVIVPFNSKTLGNVIAEAKKAGIKVVSYDRLILDADVDAYISFDNEKVGEMQAQGVFNAQPKGNYFLLGGAPTDNNAKMLREGQLKVLKPAIDKGDIKVVGQQWVPEWSASTALRIVEDALTANNNKIDAIVASNDGTAGGAIQALAAQHMAGKVPISGQDADLAAVKRVIAGTQTMTVYKPLKLIAGEAAKLSVALAKGQKPAYNAQYDNGKKKVDTVLLQPTLLTKSNVDIVVKDGFYTQAQLASQ encoded by the coding sequence ATGAAAATCGCAACGCGCCGTACCGTTCTGAGTTCGCTCGTATGTGGAGCGATACTCGCCAGCCTGTCGCTTGTTGCGCCGCTCGCGCATGCAAGCAAGGATCATCCGGAAATTGGCTTCTGTATCGACGATCTGCGCGTCGAGCGCTGGTCGCGCGATCGAGATTACTTCGTCGCGGCTGCGGAAAAGCTCGGCGCGAAAGTGTCGGTGCAGTCGGCCGACGCAAGCGAGGAGCGACAGATCTCGCAGATCGAAAACCTGATTTCGCGCGGCGTCGACGTGATCGTCATCGTGCCGTTCAATTCGAAGACGCTCGGCAACGTGATCGCCGAAGCGAAGAAAGCGGGCATCAAGGTCGTCTCGTATGACCGGTTGATTCTCGATGCCGATGTCGATGCCTATATCTCGTTCGATAACGAGAAAGTGGGAGAAATGCAGGCACAGGGTGTCTTCAATGCACAACCGAAGGGCAATTACTTCCTGCTCGGCGGCGCGCCGACCGACAACAACGCGAAGATGCTGCGCGAGGGGCAGCTCAAAGTGTTGAAGCCCGCCATCGATAAAGGCGACATCAAGGTGGTCGGCCAGCAGTGGGTGCCTGAGTGGAGTGCGTCGACGGCGTTGCGCATCGTCGAGGATGCGCTGACGGCGAACAACAACAAGATCGATGCGATCGTCGCGTCGAACGACGGCACTGCGGGCGGCGCGATTCAGGCGCTTGCCGCACAGCATATGGCGGGCAAGGTGCCGATCTCGGGGCAGGACGCGGACCTCGCGGCGGTGAAGCGCGTGATCGCCGGCACGCAAACGATGACCGTGTACAAGCCGCTGAAGCTGATCGCAGGCGAAGCCGCGAAACTCTCGGTCGCGCTTGCGAAGGGCCAAAAGCCGGCCTATAACGCGCAGTACGACAACGGCAAGAAGAAGGTCGACACGGTACTGCTGCAACCAACATTGCTGACGAAGAGCAACGTCGATATCGTCGTCAAGGACGGCTTCTATACCCAGGCCCAGCTCGCGAGCCAATGA
- the xylA gene encoding xylose isomerase, producing MSYFEHIPEIRYEGPQSDNPLAYHHYDKNKPVLGKTLEEHLRIAVCYWHTFVWPGVDIFGEGTFRRPWQQAGDAMERAQQKADSAFEFFTKLGTPYYTFHDTDVSPEGETLKEYSENFGRITDYLARKQQDTGIKLLWGTANLFSHPRYAAGAATSPDPEIFAFAATQVRHALDATQRLGGENYVLWGGREGYDTLLNTDLVRERDQFARFLHMVVEHAHKIGFKGTLLIEPKPQEPTKHQYDHDVATVHGFLLQYGLQDEIRVNIEANHATLAGHSFHHEIATAFALGIFGSVDANRGDPQNGWDTDQFPNSVEELTLAFHEILKHGGFTTGGMNFDAKVRRQSVDAEDLFYGHIGAIDNLALAVERAAALIENDRLEQFKRQRYAGWDTEFGRKILSGGYSLSTLATDALSRGLNPQHASGQQERLENVVNQAIYGVR from the coding sequence ATGTCCTACTTCGAACACATTCCCGAAATTCGCTACGAAGGTCCGCAATCGGATAACCCGCTTGCGTATCACCATTACGACAAGAACAAGCCTGTGCTTGGCAAGACACTCGAAGAACATTTGCGTATCGCCGTCTGCTATTGGCACACGTTCGTCTGGCCCGGTGTCGATATCTTCGGGGAGGGAACGTTTCGGCGTCCATGGCAGCAAGCCGGCGACGCGATGGAGCGTGCACAGCAAAAGGCCGATTCCGCCTTTGAATTCTTCACGAAGCTCGGCACGCCTTACTACACCTTTCACGATACCGATGTCTCGCCCGAAGGCGAGACTCTGAAGGAATACAGCGAGAACTTCGGGCGCATTACCGACTATCTGGCGCGCAAGCAGCAGGACACCGGCATCAAATTGCTGTGGGGCACGGCCAATCTGTTCTCGCATCCGCGTTACGCGGCAGGGGCGGCAACCAGTCCGGATCCGGAAATTTTTGCATTTGCGGCGACTCAGGTGCGCCACGCGCTTGACGCGACGCAACGGCTCGGCGGCGAGAACTATGTATTGTGGGGCGGCCGCGAAGGTTATGACACGCTGCTCAATACCGACCTCGTGCGCGAACGCGATCAGTTCGCCCGCTTTCTCCACATGGTGGTCGAGCATGCGCATAAGATCGGCTTCAAAGGCACTTTGCTGATCGAACCGAAGCCGCAGGAGCCGACCAAACATCAATACGATCACGACGTGGCGACCGTGCATGGCTTCCTGCTGCAATACGGGCTGCAGGATGAAATCCGCGTGAATATCGAGGCCAATCACGCGACGCTTGCCGGCCACTCGTTTCATCACGAGATCGCGACCGCGTTTGCGCTCGGCATTTTCGGCAGCGTCGATGCGAATCGCGGCGATCCGCAAAACGGCTGGGACACCGACCAGTTTCCGAACAGCGTCGAGGAACTGACGCTGGCCTTCCACGAGATCCTCAAACACGGCGGCTTCACGACCGGCGGCATGAACTTCGATGCCAAAGTTCGGCGGCAAAGCGTTGATGCCGAGGATCTGTTTTACGGCCACATCGGTGCGATCGACAATCTGGCGCTCGCGGTCGAGCGCGCGGCAGCGTTGATTGAGAACGACCGTCTCGAACAGTTCAAGCGTCAGCGTTATGCGGGCTGGGACACGGAGTTCGGCCGCAAGATCCTGTCCGGCGGCTATTCGCTGTCGACGCTTGCTACGGACGCGCTGTCCCGTGGCCTGAATCCTCAGCATGCGAGCGGCCAGCAGGAACGGCTGGAAAACGTGGTGAATCAGGCGATTTATGGCGTGCGCTGA